The Tachysurus vachellii isolate PV-2020 chromosome 10, HZAU_Pvac_v1, whole genome shotgun sequence genomic sequence TGCTTTAAATTTGTGTAAAGGCTGGAGAGGGTGAGGAGTTACAACACAGCCCCACAAGCCAAACAGCACAGCTTTCTTCATTGTGGAAAAAAGTTACCTTTTCAGTTACCATAAAAGAGCAACAGGACAGTTTCTGAGTACTTGCACAGAAGTAATCACTCTGCTCAGTATATGGGAAAGCAGACTCACTACTACTGTGCCATGATTAATGTGTAAGAGAGGAGGAGCAATAATAGCCAATGAATAGCCTTATACCCATAGTTGACAAACGGACATTTCACAACTCTTTCTCTAAACATGTGAACACTAAAGATTCCAGTAAGGACTGTaagcataataaatattatgaaaacaatacaaaaactaaaaatacatacaacttgatttataaaatattatccAGTTTTCCACATTTCCACCTTATATTATCATACAGTGATGGCATTTTGCAAACAGCCGTATTCAGAGTGACAAAACATCAAGGGCCTTACACAACAGTCTAGGAAAAGCAGTTTGGCAgcactgggatttgaactcaggaCCTTTCAATAAGCAGGCCTTAGAAAATCCTTTTTGTTtctgaatggaaaaaaatacagacaacaCCCAGCTGAATACATAGGTTGAAGCAAAAACGCTTGTTCCAAAAAGAACATAGCTCATGCACTGCTTATACTGTGAGTGTGAAATATGTCAGTTTGTCATAAGGTCAATTCCAGTcactctgcatgtgtgtgtgtgtgtgtgcatgtgtgtgtgtgttaaaagttGTGTTAAAGAGAAGTGACAATGTGTCAACAAGAGAGTTCACACTtcgttattataaataataaaagtctgtGCCATTTCGGTATTTACAAATTATATTGGCAACAGAATGCATTTAAAAACTGGTGTTTACATATCTGACATGGCcttgttgataaaaaaaaaaagtggttttCAAAAGAGACTCTTGTACTGAGACTCCCAGTCTCTGGGAAAACTGTGCTAAGGGGAAACAGCAATGTGTCAACACTACAACCATCTAGAAGTAAAGTGAGAAACAGAAGTGTTTGTGTCAGGGAACAGACTTTTTATACTCTTGCAGAATAATGTTTTTCTGCCATGTTTACTGTATCTCTGAATGTTTAAACAGTCCCAcagttttgatgatgatgttatatataataatggagAGAAAAATCTAACTTGATAATTgtcatattaattattttaaagcttCTGTTATGCCCAGTCAGACATTTTGCCTCCAACCCTGAATTCAGTATCTGTatctatttgtctttttttcacatAATCATTACATTACTTTGAAATTCTTATGTCACATAttccagcttgttaggaagtttGTTTTACAGCACAGAGTCTGATTCAGCAACCCTGAAGATACTGTAGGGTTACATGCCTTGCTCAAAGGACTAACAGCAGCATCTTGGCAATGCTAGGACTtaaacccctgaccttctgagcaAGATCCCAGAGTCTTGAATTTTTGGTTTATCTGGTAAAGTTATTGGCACCGCAGAATATTAATAACCTGTCAATATGTCTGACAGACTAGCCCACTGGGTAAAAAAGTGACTGCACGGTAATACTCAAATGCAGATCAAGAAGCACTACAAGGAGTATTACGTCCAGACAATTGAGAAGTGGCTACATGGCACTCACCACCTATGGCAGATTGTTCAGGCCTCTTGCTTCATCATGCCCCATCACACCCCATGTGCAGGTTAAGTGATTCTCACCCTTAATAGAGAGCAGTATGAGTGTTTCTCCTCCTGAGTGGATGACAGTATTGACACCTGGAGCAATTATCATCCTCAACAAAGAACAATATCACaatatcaatatttattttttttgtcaactaATCCACTATAAAGCCAATTCATGCCTGTAACTAAACTGTGGAGGATGTGCTATGAACCCTGATGATGGCTTTTATAGACCTTACTAATTCAGAAGGAAACTGACCGTTTGGTTCAAAAACATAAGGATTTAGACCAGAAGGTTATGCATGTAACCATGGTTCTGTGACTAAGTTGAGGGACATCAGACAACAGGGACTTTAGAGCCACTGACCGTAGCTGATTTTTATTGCACTATTTGTATATAAGAGGGGATATAACTATAAGGTTTTGGTGACTATAAGAAGAAATGATATTTACATGCATTAAAACTAAACCAGCTAAAAGTTTTACATTTAGAAAAGTTGAGGAtaagttcatttattatttgtatctTTAGCATCACAGAAaccaacaaaacatttattaacataaagCGGGTGCCACAAGAACAGTTGGAAAAAATTTAAGTCTACCAGTGGCTTTTAAACAGGTTCTGGTAGTTTACAGTTTACAAAATACAGATAAACGTCTAGTTCTTAAAACGAAAAAGTGTGGAACATGCACATTTAGTAACTAAGGCATAGCAGGCATCATTATATTATCTCAGCAGGCGGATGATGCTGAGATGCCAAATTTGAGCCCAGCAGGCAGCTGAATGAACAAAGCCTTGGGGGAATTACAGAAGGAACAGTGTCTGTGCTCTCTTGTTTATTAAgatacatttacaaaaatagtttttcttttgtatgaACATTGAAAGAATACAATACAGCATGCAATAATTACATATATTTCAATTTGTGCATTTCATCActtttgatagatagatagatatataatttttttttgtaaaatacttatttacatgtattttgTTGCTATTAAGATTTCTATATATTCCATAAAGTTGTTTTATAAGTGGTAGGTGTGGCAGAAGCACCGTTTGATCTTTCTAAGCAATGATGCAGGTGGAAACCCACATTTACTTGTTTACTTGGTTGGTTTAATGTCCTATTCAAGTATCCACCAGTGGAAGAAATATTCAGATGGCTGGCTGAAGGTACAACTTCTGTATtcttgtgtatttctgtattgttttttcGGTTAGTCTTGCTTCAGAAGCACACTGAATTCCTAAAGgttattggttttttttttcaccaaaaatAGTGAAATAAACCAGGAATAAACATAAACCAAaaatagtgaaatattttaacaGACTACCACTGAGGCTCACCCGTGTCCTACTATCATCACCTTGGTCAAAAATTGCATTCTCAGTGTAGACCTTTTTTAATTCTAACAATAAATCACAATATCTACTCCATGTTTcttatttaagatttaaagtCAGGTAGATTAACAGGTAGCACAGCCTTCAGTTCTATTTACACTGAATAGGGAATCCCACAGAAAGCATAACACCGCCCCTTAATTAGAATACAGAAACGCATTCGTAGCTCATTGGCTGAATTTTCTCCCTTCGGGTGAGTTGAGAGCCAAATGTGGGAAGAATGTTGCCAAGTGCACGCTTTTCACTTGTAATTGCGATAAATTAGAGAAGCCAGCACGAACTGTTTTTGAATCCTTCTCTTAAATCCATTTCTAAGCTTTGTTTGGACTGATCCCATAATAGCATTATAACAATATTTAAGACCGCtgtgaaattttaaataattattagtttTAATGCAGCTTATAAGATTTGGTCAGGGGTATCTGGCAACCACAGAGGCACTTGCACTTAAACTGAAGAGCGCAACTAAGGACATCATGTAAATGACATCTGGACAACAATTTAAACCTTGTCATCGAACCCTAGATAAGGACATGGGACGTGATTTTTTGCTCTTCTTGGCGCCGTTGGTCTGCTGTGTCTGTGAGGCTGGTAATGCGAGTTGCAtatttgatgtgtgtttgtgtgtgtgtgtgtgtgtgtgtaagagagagagtttgtaaAATATACTTGAAAAATATCTGATATGATATTGTATGGATTTCAGAAGGTCTTAACCTTTGAGTTTAATCTTTTCAACTGAATAGAAAGTTTCTTGACGTTTGTGTAATGTCTGACTGTTTTCACATCTTGACTGTTTTCACATCTTGAGCTCTACCTTTTCCTTCTGTCCAGCTATTTACCATAATCCTAGttatattttttctgtatatatatattttagcatTCTACATTCTCCATGTCAAACTGTCAGTCAGTTTCATATATCCTGTTAAATGCTTATTTACTTGCACAATTGTTTAGATGCCAGTTTTTAAAAGCTCCTATTTATCTTTTGCAGATGACTGGACCCATGCACATGCTGAGGACAAGCTCTTTAAAAAACTCTTCAGTACCTACAATAAGTGGTCCAGACCTGTGCGGAATATTACTGATGTAGTAATTGTCAAGTTTGggctctcaattgctcagctgatTGATGTGGTATGTCTTTGCCCCAACACGTTTACAAACAGAATCAATTCAATCAATCTAATGTTGCTTACATTTAGTAGATTGGTGGTGTGAAAGATTTGGATAAAGTGACATCACATTATTGTCTCTGTTTCTATGCCATTGTTTAAATTCAGTTACTCAGATTCTGTTGTTTCCTGGCAGGATGAGAAAAATCAGATGATGACCACAAATGTATGGCTCAAGCAGGTGGTACACCTCATATTTGacttttcttcatattttttagACAAACTACAAATGTAATATGTGATGGAAAGCattgttataataaaaaaaaaagtacttcgTTTTAAAAATTATTGATTTGAGAGATCATTAATGAGATGCTTTATGTACATCAGatgacatacattttatatatggaTTACATTAGTTTGAAAGttaactgtttatttatctgcagGAATGGAATGACTATAAACTGCGTTGGAAGCCTTCAGATTACGACAACGTAACATCCATCAGGGTGCCATCAGAGCTGATATGGGTACCAGATATTGTCCTGTATAATAAGTGAGTTTCATTAGCTCTTCAAATGtgctgtgaaaataaataacaatgtaattatgaaaatattttaagataatatgtattatatatgtatgtagttACATGATTTCCAAAAGGAATTATAAAAATAAGTTCTATCATAGTTGTAGTTGGACCTTgaaatatatagttttatatcaACACTCATATGTCTTTTCCCCCTCTGTAACAGTAGTGTGTGAAATTAAACAGACAAGCCATGGAATAACACTTTTGTAGTTATTAAAGCAACTAATGAAACATTTAATGACATGCCTATTTCCGGAACTGTGGACTTTATCTGTGAAGCAGATCTGCTCTcttattaaaaatagaattaatgtCCCATTACATCAGATACCAGAAGCAACGTCTGCTGCAACACAGCACATATTGTTTAGAGTACTATCTAATTAGAACAAGATAGAAGAGAGCAGCACAAATACATGTAAAAAccatgaaacatttatttacatttgtgttgAGGAGCTTTAGATTTTAATTGTGAAATgtgaattacattttatttttgcatatcTATTTATCATTGTcagtaaattaaatgtattttgccgttattttatgtctgtacttttgagggTCAATAAACCGGATTCTGATTCTTGTTAGAATTCGAAGAATTCTTATTCTCTACATGCAAATATGAACAAAGCTTGTCACTACCTAATAGCTATTGATGTTGATTTTTCTCACATAGTGCAGATGGTGAGTTTGCTGTGACTCACATGACCAAAGCCCACCTGTTTTACACTGGGGAAGTGCGTTGGGTGCCTCCAGCTATCTATAAGAGCTCATGCAGCATTGATGTCACGTTCTTTCCCTTTGATCAGCAAAACTGCAAAATGAAGTTTGGCTCTTGGACATATGACAAAGCCAAAATTGATCTGGAGCGCATCGAGAAAACTGTGGACCTGAAGGATTACTGGGAAAGTGGGGAATGGGCTATTGTGAATGCTGTGGGTACATACAACACCAAAAAATATGACTGTTGTCATGAAATCTACCCAGACATCACATATTTCTTCATTATCCGTCGTCTTCCTCTTTTTTACACCATAAACCTCATCATCCCCTGCCTGCTCATCTCCTGCCTGACAGTGCTGGTCTTCTACTTGCCCTCAGATTGTGGGGAGAAGATCACACTGTGTATATCTGTCCTGCTTTCTTTGACTGTCTTCCTCTTGCTCATCACTGAGATAATACCTTCCACGTCTCTGGTCATCCCACTCATTGGAGAGTACCTGCTTTTCACCATGATTTTTGTAACTCTGTCCATCGTCATCACTGTATTTGTACTGAACGTGCACCACCGCTCTCCCAGTACTCACAAGATGCCACGCTGGGTTCAGTCTGTATTCTTGGGCTTCATCCCCCATATTCTCTTTATGAAGCGTCCAGAGCCTGGGCAGACATGCCGTCAGCAACAAGAAAAGAGACATGCTCAGAGTAAGTGCTCTAAACTCAGCACCTCAAAAAGCTGGCTGCAGCAGGAGACAGATGTGGATGTAGGTGTACATTGGGATAAGGAGAGCAATGCAGCCACCTGTTTGTTCTCTCCTGCTAAATCTTTAAAATTGTCTGACTCTGAGACCTCACTGAGAAAGTGTGACCTGCAACAGCAAGGACAAAGGATAACCCTCCTTCAACAACCTGTCAACCTGAGCCATCTGGAGTCTGAGCTGAGATTACCGTACTCCCCAGGCCTACTACAGGCCTTAGAGGGAGTGCAATACATTGCTGATTACTTGCGTGCTGAGGACACAGATTTCTCTGTGAGTACATTTTGAATGTTCACCCcgtaatgtttttaaatgagctGTAGGTTGCAGTGAAACttcttaataaaatacaatggaAACTTTTGCTTccctaaataataaaacactttctgcACAAATCAGGTAATTTACAGGGTAGGTTCTGGGTGTGGGTGCATGGGATGCCCCTACTTGCCAGAtgaagaaactaaaaaaaaaattataagaacattttacagatattctgtttctgttttacaCTAAAAGGTCAACAACAAAATtaattgtaaatgaaaaatgtgCATTTGAGCATTTGAACCTTTTCACTTCTTTACTCTTCTGCACTTTTCATGTAGCGTatacttgtttatttgttatattatatagaatCCTCCATATGTTACTGATGTTTCATGAAAAAAATCTGCTGTTTTATAAATAAGATTTAATTAATCTTTAACTTGATCAGTGACATCTTTCATAAGAAAACCTCCACTTCCATAGTCTATGCCTCGCTCAAAGCCTACTTATCATTCATGGCCTTGCACTTCTTACCAAGTGGGAATCCGCTTTGTGGTTTGTGTCCTCTGTCATAGGTCAAGGAGGACTGGAAATATGTAGCAATGGTGATTGACCGCATCTTCCTCTGGATGTTCATCATTGTGTGCCTGCTGGGGACAGTTGGCCTCTTCTTGCCTCCCTGGCTCTCGGGAATGATCTAGCTGCTTGCTATGGGCTTACTGATAATGACATAGGGTCTCTGAGCAATGTTCAACCTGTACAATTGGGCCAAGACCTGCCCTAGAGACAGCTGCATTTTTAAAAGGAGACATTCATTTTTCGTGCTTTAGGCTTTGGATTCAGTTATTGCTTTCACTGTGTTAAAAAGAATTTTAACAACCTGACATTGCAGACCTTTTCAGTACTGAGGATATTTGGGTGCAATGTCAGCGATGTAATGAGTAGGTCTGCGTATATCGGTTCATTCaggtattacctgaggtcacaTTCAATTGTTGTAATAGTTTAGATCCTCTCATGCGTGACTTTCCCCATCACTCCTGTGCGAACAGCACTCCTCACCTCTCATTGTATGAGCTGACATTTCCTCATATAATAATGTTTCCAAGCTCTCTTACTtccacagacagaaagaacaacCTTCAGCATAATATGCAAAACTAACCTTTCTAAAAGACACAAAGTATTATTGACCCTGCCTAGGAGTAATGCAGTTAACATTACACTGAATGTTTAAGGTGTCTTTTTACTCTCAAAAGCAAT encodes the following:
- the chrna2a gene encoding neuronal acetylcholine receptor subunit alpha-2a; the protein is MTSGQQFKPCHRTLDKDMGRDFLLFLAPLVCCVCEADDWTHAHAEDKLFKKLFSTYNKWSRPVRNITDVVIVKFGLSIAQLIDVDEKNQMMTTNVWLKQEWNDYKLRWKPSDYDNVTSIRVPSELIWVPDIVLYNNADGEFAVTHMTKAHLFYTGEVRWVPPAIYKSSCSIDVTFFPFDQQNCKMKFGSWTYDKAKIDLERIEKTVDLKDYWESGEWAIVNAVGTYNTKKYDCCHEIYPDITYFFIIRRLPLFYTINLIIPCLLISCLTVLVFYLPSDCGEKITLCISVLLSLTVFLLLITEIIPSTSLVIPLIGEYLLFTMIFVTLSIVITVFVLNVHHRSPSTHKMPRWVQSVFLGFIPHILFMKRPEPGQTCRQQQEKRHAQSKCSKLSTSKSWLQQETDVDVGVHWDKESNAATCLFSPAKSLKLSDSETSLRKCDLQQQGQRITLLQQPVNLSHLESELRLPYSPGLLQALEGVQYIADYLRAEDTDFSVKEDWKYVAMVIDRIFLWMFIIVCLLGTVGLFLPPWLSGMI